CCCGGCAACCCTGGGGTCTCTGCCAAAAGGGGTGGTGGTTGATTTCATCCCTAAAAGGGTCGTAGGTGCCATTTGTCCGCCGGTCATTCCGTAAATAGCATTATTTACAAATATTATGGTTATCCTTTCACCCCTTGCAGCCGCATGAATCGTTTCCGCCATTCCGATTGAGGCTAAATCCCCGTCTCCCTGATAGCTGAAAACTATGCAGTCCGGTCTAACCCTTTTAATTCCAGTAGCAACTG
This window of the Candidatus Zixiibacteriota bacterium genome carries:
- a CDS encoding thiamine pyrophosphate-dependent enzyme, which translates into the protein MEKKVFERTKGLTEILMRYCPGCGHGVVHRLVGEVMEELGIAKRTIGIAPVGCSVFADEYFNCDMIQPAHGRGPAVATGIKRVRPDCIVFSYQGDGDLASIGMAETIHAAARGERITIIFVNNAIYGMTGGQMAPTTLLGMKSTTTPFGRDPRVAG